One window of the Bos indicus isolate NIAB-ARS_2022 breed Sahiwal x Tharparkar chromosome 15, NIAB-ARS_B.indTharparkar_mat_pri_1.0, whole genome shotgun sequence genome contains the following:
- the LARGE2 gene encoding xylosyl- and glucuronyltransferase LARGE2 isoform X3 — translation MSPLPPTLQNFGHSLLTFLTSKRLVSWKTKAIGTSATSGGTTGPGLPWAGDLTQRVNCGPSESTLTSERSENINTAQKQAFGRHLQEPWPQELVIPGGHDSLSPRAGVILLRLDRLRQAGWEHMWKLTATRELLTLPATSLADQDIFNAVIKEHPWLVQPLPCMWNVQLSDHTLAERCYSEAPDLKVIHWNSPKKLRVKNKHVESFRNLYLTFLEYDGNLLRRELFGCPCPPPPGAEQLQQALAQLEEQDACFEFRQQQLTVHRVHITFLPHKPPPPQPHDVTLVAQLSMERLQMLEALCRHWPGPMSLALYLTDTEAQQFLRFVETSAVLSARQDVAYHVVYREGSLYPINQLRNVALAQALTPYVFLSDIDFLPAYSLYDYLRASIEQLELDGRRKAALVVPAFETLHYRFSFPSSKAELLTLLDAGSLYTFRYHEWPQGHAPTDYARWREAQAPYRVQWAADYEPYVVVPRDCPRYDPRFVGFGWNKVAHIIELDAQEYELLVLPEAFTIHLPHAPSLDITRFRSNPTYRDCVRALKDEFHQDLSRHYGAAALKYLTALQQPRGPA, via the exons ATGTCACCTTTGCCTCCAACATTGCAGAACTTTGGGCACTCTTTGCTCACTTTTCTG ACAAGCAAGCGATTGGTCTCGTGGAAAACCAAAGCGATTGGTACCTCGGCAACCTCTGGAGGAACCACAGGCCCTGGCCTGCCTTGGGCCGGGGATTTAACACAG AGGGTTAATTGTGGACCCAGCGAGTCCACACTCACGTCTGAGCGGTCAGAAAATATTAACACGGCACAAAAACAAGCATTCGGAAGACACCTTCAGGAGCCTTGGCCCCAGGAGCTGGTCATCCCAGGTGGGCATGACAGCCTCTCCCCCCGAGCAGGCGTGATACTCCTACGGCTGGACCGGCTTCGGCAGGCTGGCTGGGAGCACATGTGGAAGCTGACGGCCACGCGGGAGCTGCTCACCCTGCCTGCCACCTCGTTGGCCGACCAG GACATCTTCAACGCCGTCATCAAGGAGCACCCATGGCTGGTGCAGCCCCTGCCCTGCATGTGGAACGTGCAGCTGTCAGACCACACACTGGCTGAGCGCTGCTACTCGGAGGCGCCTGACCTCAAG GTGATCCACTGGAACTCACCAAAGAAGCTTCGTGTGAAGAACAAGCATGTGGAATCCTTCCGCAACCTCTACCTGACTTTCCTGGAGTACGACGGCAACCTGCTGCGGAGAGAGCTCTTTGGGTGCCCCTGCCCGCCCCCTCCTGGGGCCGAGCAG CTGCAGCAGGCCCTGGCACAACTGGAGGAGCAGGACGCCTGCTTTGAGTTCCGGCAGCAGCAGCTCACTGTGCACCGCGTGCACATCACCTTTCTGCCCCACAAGCCGCCACCCCCCCAGCCCCACGACGTCACCCTGGTGGCCCAACTCTCCATGGAGCG gctgCAGATGCTGGAAGCCCTGTGCAGGCACTGGCCGGGCCCCATGAGCCTGGCCTTGTACCTGACAGACACAGAGGCCCAGCAGTTCCTGCGTTTCGTGGAGACCTCGGCGGTGCTCTCTGCCCGGCAGGACGTGGCCTACCACGTGGTGTACCGGGAGGGCTCCCTCTACCCCATCAACCAGCTCCGCAACGTGGCCCTGGCCCAGGCCCTCACGCCCTACGTTTTCCTCAGCGACATCGACTTCCTGCCCGCCTACTCCCTCTACGACTACCTCAG GGCCTCCATCGAGCAGCTGGAGCTGGACGGCAGGCGGAAGGCAGCCCTGGTGGTGCCTGCGTTCGAGACCCTGCACTACCGCTTCAGCTTCCCCAGTTCCAAAGCCGAACTGCTGACCTTGCTGGACGCTGGCTCTCTCTATACTTTCAG GTACCATGAGTGGCCCCAGGGCCATGCACCCACAGACTACGCCCGCTGGCGCGAGGCTCAGGCCCCGTACCGTGTACAGTGGGCAGCGGACTACGAGCCCTATGTGGTGGTGCCGCGTGACTGTCCCCGCTACGATCCCCGCTTTGTGGGCTTTGGCTGGAACAAGGTGGCCCACATCATAGAGCTGGATGCACAG GAATACGAGCTCCTGGTGCTGCCCGAGGCCTTCACCATCCACCTGCCGCACGCCCCAAGCCTTGACATCACCCGCTTCCGCTCCAACCCCACCTATCGTGACTGTGTCCGGGCCCTCAAGGACGAGTTCCACCAGGATTTGTCCCGCCACTACGGGGCTGCTGCCCTCAAATACCTCACTGCCCTGCAGCAGCCCCGAGGCCCCGCCTGA